In Palaeococcus ferrophilus DSM 13482, the genomic window CTCGTGGCCCTTGAAGTCGCCCCTCATGACCTTAACCTTGTCCCCCACCCTTACGGGCATGTTCCTCACGCTGAACTTCTCCCTGAGCTCCTTGCTCAGGGGGGCAGCCATTATCTTCTGCCTGAGGTGAAGGGGAGCATTGTAAAGGAACTTCCTCTGCTTCTTGGGCTGCTTACTCTTTATCTTCATCTCTCTCACCTCACAATATCGTGCTCGCTATGCTTCCGAGCCTGACCCACTTCTCGGCGGCCTCCCTCGCTATGGGGCCCCTGATCTCGGTTCCCCTGGGCACGCCCTCCGGGGTTGTCACGACGGCGGCGTTGTCCTCGAACTTAACGCGCATGCCGTCAAGCCTCTTGTACTCCTTCCTCTGCCTGACTATAATCGCTCTAACGACCTGGTGCCTTATGTCGGGCCTTCCCTTCTTGACCCTCGCTATGACCATGTCACCAACGCCGGCTGAAGCCAGCCTCCTCCTGGTGCCCTTGTAGCCAACGACGCCTATGATCTGGAGTATCTTGGCACCGCTGTTGTCGGCGCACTTGAGGTAGGCCCCAACGGGGAGAGCGCGGGTCGGTCTCACGGGGCTGAGTCCCCTGGTAGCACCTGCACCCTTCTTCGCCATGGTCTCACACCTCCTCGGCGCGCTTGGTTATGGCAACAACAACAAAGCTCTTTGTCTTGCTGAGCGGTCTGGTCTCCGCGATGAGCACCCTGTCACCAACCTTGGCGTCAATGCACTCTGGGTTGTAGGCGTGTATCCTGCTCCTCCTGAGCTCGTAACGCTCGTACTTCTTGAGGTAGCGGTAGTGCTGCATCTCAACCGTCACGCTCTTCTTGGCCTTGTCGCTCACGACCACTCCTTCCAGCACCCTGCCGTGGACCCTGGTGTGTCCGTGCCAGGGGCACTTGGGATCATTGCAAGTTTTCTCGGGGGCTTTCACACCCAATCCGATGTCTCTCATCTTCTCCACCTCTTTTTCAATCTCATCTCGGGTCTTCCAACCAGCTCCTTCCCATCCACTATGATTTTTCTATCGCCAGCTTCGAACTCCATCACGACCTGGTCCTTGGGAACGGTGTAGAGCCGTTCCCCCAGGATTTTGAGGGTGTTCTTCGTCTCGTCTATCACGTACCCCTCTATTCCGATAAACCCCAGATGAGGGCTTTTTATGACCTTCGCTTTGAGTCCTATGAGCTCGTGCCATATTAAGGTTTTCGGAGTCACTCTATCTCTATGAGGTCCTCTGAAAACCCAAGCTCCACTAGGAGTTTCTTGATCCTGTCCCTGTGGTCGCCCTGGAGCTCTATCCT contains:
- the rplX gene encoding 50S ribosomal protein L24 yields the protein MKIKSKQPKKQRKFLYNAPLHLRQKIMAAPLSKELREKFSVRNMPVRVGDKVKVMRGDFKGHEGKVVEVDLKRYRINVEGVTQKKVNGTEVFYPLHPSNVMIVELNLDDERRKKIIERRA
- a CDS encoding 50S ribosomal protein L14, which translates into the protein MAKKGAGATRGLSPVRPTRALPVGAYLKCADNSGAKILQIIGVVGYKGTRRRLASAGVGDMVIARVKKGRPDIRHQVVRAIIVRQRKEYKRLDGMRVKFEDNAAVVTTPEGVPRGTEIRGPIAREAAEKWVRLGSIASTIL
- a CDS encoding 30S ribosomal protein S17, which translates into the protein MRDIGLGVKAPEKTCNDPKCPWHGHTRVHGRVLEGVVVSDKAKKSVTVEMQHYRYLKKYERYELRRSRIHAYNPECIDAKVGDRVLIAETRPLSKTKSFVVVAITKRAEEV
- a CDS encoding ribonuclease P protein component 1, which encodes MWRNRKERKDRAPGRPQGQDQETPSGAWVFRGPHRDRVTPKTLIWHELIGLKAKVIKSPHLGFIGIEGYVIDETKNTLKILGERLYTVPKDQVVMEFEAGDRKIIVDGKELVGRPEMRLKKRWRR